The following are encoded together in the Nocardioides okcheonensis genome:
- the panC gene encoding pantoate--beta-alanine ligase: MTSTPVLARTREELAALLADARRDGRRVAFVPTMGALHAGHASLMRTARAATDGPVVVSIFVNPMQFSPTEDLDRYPRTLDADLEVCAAEGVDVVFAPAVEEMYAGGFRHDSAHDGVTVAPGALATILDGESRPGHFDGVLTVVAKLFGLVRPDVAVFGQKDYQQLVLVRRMVQDLCLGIEVVGAETVREADGLALSSRNAYLDADQRRAAVVLSRALRAAQDRAAYGVPAARWAAMSVLKDEPSLELDYLALTSVDLGEPPETGEGRILVAARLGSTRLIDNLPIVFDRIAPDARQAGTAPAASTTP; this comes from the coding sequence GTGACCTCGACGCCCGTCCTCGCGCGCACCCGCGAGGAGCTCGCCGCGCTGCTCGCCGACGCCCGTCGCGACGGACGACGGGTCGCGTTCGTCCCGACCATGGGCGCCCTGCACGCGGGGCACGCCAGCCTGATGCGCACCGCCCGCGCCGCGACCGACGGACCGGTCGTGGTCAGCATCTTCGTCAACCCGATGCAGTTCTCCCCGACCGAGGACCTCGACCGCTACCCCCGCACCCTCGACGCCGACCTCGAGGTGTGCGCCGCCGAGGGCGTCGACGTCGTCTTCGCGCCCGCCGTCGAGGAGATGTACGCCGGCGGCTTCCGCCACGACTCCGCGCACGACGGCGTCACCGTCGCGCCCGGCGCGCTCGCGACGATCCTCGACGGGGAGTCGCGGCCGGGACACTTCGACGGCGTGCTCACCGTGGTGGCCAAGCTCTTCGGGCTGGTCCGCCCGGACGTCGCGGTCTTCGGCCAGAAGGACTACCAGCAGCTCGTCCTGGTGCGACGGATGGTGCAGGACCTGTGCCTGGGCATCGAGGTCGTGGGCGCCGAGACGGTCCGCGAGGCCGACGGCCTCGCGCTGTCGAGCCGCAACGCCTACCTCGACGCCGACCAGCGCCGCGCCGCTGTCGTGCTGTCCCGGGCGCTGCGTGCCGCGCAGGACCGCGCGGCCTACGGCGTGCCCGCCGCGCGATGGGCGGCGATGTCGGTGCTCAAGGACGAGCCGTCGCTCGAGCTCGACTACCTCGCGCTCACCTCGGTCGACCTCGGGGAGCCGCCGGAGACCGGCGAGGGCCGGATCCTCGTCGCCGCCCGGCTCGGCAGCACGCGACTGATCGACAACCTGCCGATCGTGTTCGACCGCATCGCCCCCGATGCGAGACAGGCGGGGACCGCACCTGCGGCCTCGACCACACCCTGA
- the panD gene encoding aspartate 1-decarboxylase yields the protein MLRTMMTSKIHRATVTQADLHYVGSVTVDQDLLDAADLLPGELVHIVDVTNGARLETYTIAGERGSGVIGINGAAARLVHPGDVVILIAYGQMTTEEAREHQPHVVFVDADNAIMGTGFDPAETFDDETLRRGDALAR from the coding sequence ATGCTGCGCACCATGATGACGTCCAAGATCCACCGGGCCACCGTCACCCAGGCCGACCTGCACTACGTCGGCTCGGTGACCGTCGACCAGGACCTGCTCGACGCCGCCGACCTGCTGCCCGGCGAGCTCGTGCACATCGTCGACGTCACCAACGGCGCCCGCCTGGAGACGTACACGATCGCCGGCGAGCGCGGCTCCGGCGTGATCGGGATCAACGGCGCCGCCGCACGCCTCGTGCACCCCGGCGACGTGGTGATCCTCATCGCCTACGGCCAGATGACCACCGAGGAGGCGCGCGAGCACCAGCCGCACGTGGTGTTCGTCGACGCCGACAACGCGATCATGGGCACCGGCTTCGACCCGGCCGAGACGTTCGACGACGAGACCCTGCGGCGGGGCGACGCGCTGGCTCGATAG
- a CDS encoding L-aspartate oxidase, with amino-acid sequence MSESLPGRLRAPAPGWTTRADVVVVGSGIAGLTAALRIHAADPDLRLLVVTKDVLAAGSTQWAQGGIAAALGPGDTPEQHERDTLVAGAGACDVEAVRVLVTEGPDAVRELIALGTQFDHHPDGELSLTREGGHHRDRIAHAGGDATGAEIQRALIAAVERAPAIEVVQHALAVDLLTAPDGGVAGLTLHVLGEGQHDGVGAVHCRAVVLASGGLGQVFSQSTNPSVSTGDGMALALRAGARVRDLEFVQFHPTVMWLGPESQGQQPLISEAVRGEGAFLVDFEGTRFMQGQHELADLAPRDVVAKAITRRMLETGRPHMWLDARHLGAAFWERRFPTILRVCREHGVDPVTELIPVAPAQHYASGGVATDLWGRTSVAGLYATGEVACSGVHGANRLASNSLLEGLVFSRRIADVLPTELRPWAEPADDARPVGLVSGDRRRALQEVMTARVGVLRQADGLAEALDVLAALEHGDPVVGTPAWETTNLVTVSTALTEAASLRTETRGSHWREDFPDRDDTRAGHVDAWLEPDGTVRVEWSHAPSTDPTTTEAPA; translated from the coding sequence ATGAGCGAGAGCCTGCCCGGTCGCCTGCGCGCGCCGGCCCCCGGGTGGACGACCCGGGCCGACGTCGTCGTGGTGGGGTCCGGCATCGCCGGGCTGACGGCCGCGCTGCGCATCCACGCGGCCGACCCCGACCTGCGACTGCTGGTCGTCACCAAGGACGTGCTCGCCGCCGGCTCGACGCAGTGGGCCCAGGGTGGGATCGCAGCCGCGCTGGGTCCGGGCGACACCCCCGAGCAGCACGAGCGCGACACGCTGGTGGCCGGCGCCGGGGCCTGCGACGTCGAGGCCGTGCGGGTGCTGGTGACCGAGGGGCCCGACGCCGTGCGCGAGCTGATCGCGCTCGGCACCCAGTTCGACCACCACCCCGACGGCGAGCTGTCCCTGACCCGCGAGGGCGGGCACCACCGCGACCGGATCGCCCACGCCGGGGGCGACGCCACGGGCGCCGAGATCCAGCGCGCGCTGATCGCCGCGGTCGAGCGCGCGCCCGCGATCGAGGTCGTGCAGCACGCGCTCGCCGTCGACCTGCTGACGGCCCCCGACGGAGGGGTGGCCGGGCTGACCCTGCACGTGCTCGGGGAGGGGCAGCACGACGGCGTCGGCGCCGTCCACTGCCGGGCGGTCGTGCTCGCCTCCGGCGGACTGGGGCAGGTGTTCAGCCAGTCCACCAACCCGAGCGTGTCGACCGGCGACGGGATGGCGCTCGCGCTCCGCGCGGGCGCGCGGGTGCGCGACCTCGAGTTCGTCCAGTTCCACCCGACGGTGATGTGGCTGGGTCCCGAGTCGCAGGGCCAGCAGCCGCTCATCTCGGAGGCGGTGCGCGGCGAGGGCGCGTTCCTCGTCGACTTCGAGGGCACCCGCTTCATGCAGGGCCAGCACGAGCTGGCCGACCTCGCACCTCGCGACGTCGTCGCCAAGGCGATCACCCGCCGGATGCTCGAGACCGGCCGGCCGCACATGTGGCTCGACGCCCGCCACCTCGGAGCCGCGTTCTGGGAGCGCCGGTTCCCCACCATCCTCCGCGTCTGCCGCGAGCACGGCGTCGACCCGGTGACCGAGCTGATCCCGGTGGCGCCCGCGCAGCACTACGCCTCGGGCGGCGTCGCCACCGACCTGTGGGGCCGCACCAGCGTCGCCGGGCTCTACGCCACCGGCGAGGTCGCCTGCTCGGGGGTCCACGGCGCCAACCGGCTGGCCTCGAACTCGCTGCTCGAGGGGCTGGTCTTCTCCCGCAGGATCGCCGACGTGCTGCCCACCGAGCTGCGGCCCTGGGCCGAGCCCGCCGACGACGCGCGACCCGTCGGGCTGGTCTCGGGCGACCGGCGCCGCGCGCTCCAGGAGGTGATGACCGCACGGGTGGGGGTGCTGCGCCAGGCCGACGGCCTCGCCGAGGCCCTCGACGTCCTCGCGGCCCTCGAGCACGGCGACCCCGTGGTCGGCACGCCCGCCTGGGAGACCACCAACCTGGTCACGGTCAGCACCGCCCTCACCGAGGCCGCCTCGCTCCGCACCGAGACCCGCGGCTCGCACTGGCGCGAGGACTTCCCCGACCGCGACGACACCCGCGCCGGGCACGTCGACGCGTGGCTCGAACCCGACGGCACGGTCCGCGTCGAGTGGTCGCACGCACCCTCGACCGACCCGACCACGACGGAGGCCCCGGCATGA
- the nadC gene encoding carboxylating nicotinate-nucleotide diphosphorylase — MSTPFDTTAALPADVRADLAAAGLDEAYVRDVVRRALAEDLPDGPPDPTSWATIAEDATAEAVLAAREPGVVAGLAVAALVFHLLGTDVTHRLPDGTRVERGDVVLRVAGPTRQLLVAERTALNLASHLSGIATATARWVEALAGSPTRVLDTRKTLPGLRALQKYAVRCGGGVNHRFGLTDMAMVKDNHVIAAGGVVPALAAIRAGYPGLPVEVEVTTLDQLDELLALPEVPERVLLDNMDDATMTEAVRRTAGRVPLEASGGITLERAARIGATGVDFVSVGALTHSVVVLDLGLDLVE; from the coding sequence ATGAGCACCCCCTTCGACACCACGGCCGCGCTCCCGGCCGACGTCCGCGCCGACCTGGCCGCGGCCGGGCTCGACGAGGCGTACGTCCGCGACGTCGTCCGCCGAGCCCTGGCCGAGGACCTCCCCGACGGTCCGCCCGACCCCACCAGCTGGGCCACGATCGCGGAGGACGCCACCGCAGAGGCCGTCCTCGCGGCCCGCGAGCCGGGCGTCGTGGCGGGGCTCGCGGTCGCGGCCCTCGTCTTCCACCTCCTCGGCACCGACGTCACCCACCGGCTGCCAGACGGCACCCGCGTCGAGCGCGGCGACGTGGTGCTGCGCGTCGCCGGACCGACCCGCCAGCTGCTCGTCGCCGAGCGCACCGCCCTCAACCTCGCCAGCCACCTGTCCGGCATCGCCACCGCGACCGCTCGCTGGGTCGAGGCGCTCGCGGGGTCGCCGACCCGGGTCCTCGACACCCGCAAGACGCTGCCCGGCCTGCGCGCGCTGCAGAAGTACGCGGTGCGCTGCGGGGGCGGGGTCAACCACCGCTTCGGCCTCACCGACATGGCGATGGTCAAGGACAACCACGTGATCGCCGCGGGTGGGGTGGTGCCGGCGCTGGCCGCGATCCGCGCCGGCTACCCCGGGCTGCCCGTCGAGGTCGAGGTGACCACCCTCGACCAGCTCGACGAGCTGCTCGCGCTGCCCGAGGTGCCCGAGCGGGTGCTGCTCGACAACATGGACGACGCGACCATGACCGAGGCGGTGCGCCGGACCGCGGGTCGGGTGCCGCTCGAGGCCAGCGGCGGCATCACCCTCGAGCGGGCCGCGCGGATCGGGGCCACCGGCGTCGACTTCGTCTCGGTCGGCGCCCTCACCCACTCCGTCGTCGTCCTCGACCTCGGCCTCGACCTCGTCGAATGA